In Diadema setosum chromosome 7, eeDiaSeto1, whole genome shotgun sequence, the DNA window AGTCTCTAGGGTCTACTAGTAGTGTACTAGGCATCTACATGTTAAAGTTAGTCCAACTAATTTAGTTGTACGTGGTAGTACtgtagcctgaccagacgctgtgcaAAGCAAGGCAACTTCTGTACAGCGTAAAGCAACATGCTATGGCCTAGATGTCTGTGTATAGTTATAAATAGTTGTAGATCTAGTAACTGTGTAAGTTAATGTCTTCTGAGCAAAGTTTTGTAAAATGGATAATGTGGTGTAGATTCCACTTGTCGCCTCCAGTGTGAGTGTCAAGCATGGTCATCGCGGTCAGAAAGTCCTTTTTTAAAATAATGCTGTGCACATTGTCATCAAATGTTATGGAAATGGTCATATTTTTACATATCGTTGATCAAAGTGTTCCTTCAGGTACCGGTAAGCTATTCaatgtgtgcattctttccctTCGTGTCTAGGTCGCTGTGAGGGTGCATGGGAGCATTTTCTATCAGCAGGCCATTCAGGTTTTGAGAGCAGAGCACCAGTTCAGATTATGGCTGTATAGAGATCTGAAGGGGTAGCTTGAGCTGATCACAATCCTCGGCAAGAGAACTTCAGACAGATTGTGAAGTACAGTGAGGAGGTGCAACCATTCGTCACCAAGCCCTGATGATTTATCGCCTGTTCATGACTGAGGTATTGTCTTAAAATCTTTGCAGTCGTTGCACCTTGTGATTGTCATCATGCctaagaaaatgaaaggagagAACTCTAAGGCAGTAGAGGCACGGGCAAGGAAAGCAGATGCCAAAGCTGCTGCTGAGGCCAAGAAACAGAAGGAAATTGAAGATGCCTACTGGAAAGACGACGACAAGCACGTCAACAAGAAGATACAAAGAAAAGTAAGTACAAAAATGTATGTCGATTGTGGTGACCTCTCTGTTGGAACTTATTTTGATGGAGCAATTTTACGTTAAACTGCAGAACGGAACACTGACCTCTCTACAAAGTGACACTATAGTCAGCAAGTTGATTGTTTAAATGCTAACCAGGAAGAAGAAGTCTGCAAAATCTTTTCCCAAGCATTTAACAGacatttgaggaaaaaaacTAGTTGTGATGTTTCCAAAATCTCCACAATGCACTATTGTCATGATTGTGAAATAGTCATTATAACTTAGTAGTTATAATAGCAATTATATAATTGTTTTTCTAATTCTGTTAAAATTACAAATTCACTGGTCTGACAGAGTTTGTTGAAAGGAGAATCCAATGTGTATATTAAAGATATTGATGGCGTACATGTACCATGGCTGTGTAGGTGAATTTGATATACTGTCAAACCTTGTGCTGTATACGGCCACTAAAAAGAATTCTGtccgagagaaaagccatgttacaGGTCCTATCTATGGCGGCCACCTTTTTCATCTCCCATTGGTGGCTACAGGTGTGACTGTACCAGTTTGCAGCAAATTTAAATCACAATGCTCACTCATCTGTTCATCTCTTAGGCTGGTAAGGAACAGAAGAGGCAGGAAGAGTTGGCCCGCAAGCTGGAGAACAAGAAACTCTTTGAGGAAGAGGATAGCAACTTGAAAGGTCCCGCCACCAAGAAGGGTGCACCAAAGGTGACCCGTGCTGAAATTGCTGCCAACCGACAGAGAGTTGAGGAAGAAAATGGTAACAGCAACTTTAAGATGCATAGTTTCACATGTTTGAATAAAGTACTGTTATGTGAAAGATTACATACAAGAGTAGTATTGAAATTTTTGCTAAACTTGCGCTCCGCAGAACAAGTTGCAAAGTGAGAACATTTGCAATTTAGAGACAtatgaagatacatgtatgttttgaaGTACTCTCTCATCATTAACCCCGttaaagactagtcccaagtatacttgggcaggtgtctatgggaaatgtgatTTGTAACAAAATCTgttcagcccgtcctcaatagGTTAAGATTAAATATGACTGCATTTGTTCCAAATACTATTAATCATTCAAAGTACTGCTAATACAGTACTGGATATAGTGCAGGGgcaataaaatacatgtaccagttTTACATTAGCTCTCCATCTCAATCCTTCCTCCCCCCTCTTGATAGCTCGTGCAGCTGCCATGGCAGATAGACAGCTCTCCCACACTGAAGTTCCCCTGGAAGAGAATGCCAACCTAGCTCTGGCCGAGGAGGCTGGGGAAGGAGTCGTCTCAGCGAGGAACATCGATGAGGCCATCTCAGCGCtgaggtaagaaaaaaaaaatgatctgccTTCTCAAATAATCCATCATGTATGTAAGCAGAGTTGAACTTAGGAGGAATGAATGTGAGCAGTTATTAGCAGATGGACGGTGGTGTATTTCATTCTTATCTTGTTCATGCACACCTGTTGTGAACATGATCAGAATGGGGCTCATGATGACATATTTTACCATGCAGGTGAGCAAAGCCATCCACCAATATTGTTACAGTTTGAATCAAGCGTCTTGGTTGTTTTATACCAGCAAAATCTCAATATGCATTTACGTGAATACGGTAAGTGCCTGCTGAAATTGTACAAATTTTTTTAGGTTTTAAGGAAAGCTGCCTCAGTACGGGTATGTATGGGGGATTCATAGACCTTTAGTGTATTACTgaggtacagttgaacctctattatccggtctccctttatccggatctctctattatacggacgcaatctcgccgtgatttttttttttttttttttataattacgggaggaaagggggattcccaactccttgagaactcctacacaaacacacatgaattacatcttacttccaatatgatcaacatacattacatcaaatttccttccataTTGCTTACCCTCAgataacatccccaaacatccccaagtgtaacaatgaaaaggttgcagtata includes these proteins:
- the LOC140230979 gene encoding coiled-coil domain-containing protein 124-like — its product is MPKKMKGENSKAVEARARKADAKAAAEAKKQKEIEDAYWKDDDKHVNKKIQRKAGKEQKRQEELARKLENKKLFEEEDSNLKGPATKKGAPKVTRAEIAANRQRVEEENARAAAMADRQLSHTEVPLEENANLALAEEAGEGVVSARNIDEAISALSVKEANLEKHPEKRVKAAYAAYEEENLPRLKAENPNLRLSQLKQMLKKDWMKSPENPMNQRFQSYNAKR